A window of Rhododendron vialii isolate Sample 1 chromosome 13a, ASM3025357v1 contains these coding sequences:
- the LOC131314193 gene encoding uncharacterized protein LOC131314193, whose product METEQCTQTSLNQIGTSETNSSSLVGTAKKLLFRQMLVGVSDGRFFLGTFYCIDKEGNIILQDAVEYRNTRHSSPSPMEQRCLGLILIPFSCRKSCHVDCSIEEQLSLLSLKE is encoded by the coding sequence ATGGAAACTGAACAATGCACACAGACATCTTTAAATCAAATAGGAACTTCTGAAACAAATAGCTCCAGTTTAGTGGGTACAGCGAAGAAACTGTTATTTCGGCAAATGCTGGTGGGGGTAAGTGACGGGCGCTTTTTCTTGGGCACATTCTACTGCATTGATAAGGAAGGAAACATTATTCTCCAAGATGCAGTGGAGTATCGGAACACCAGACATTCTTCCCCTTCTCCAATGGAACAACGGTGCCTTGGCCTCATTCTCATCCCATTCTCTTGCCGAAAATCTTGTCATGTCGATTGCTCCATTGAAGAACAATTGTCGCTACTTTCACTGAAGGAATAG